A region from the Manihot esculenta cultivar AM560-2 chromosome 13, M.esculenta_v8, whole genome shotgun sequence genome encodes:
- the LOC110629835 gene encoding polyubiquitin 8 encodes MRVTIVAWAREFLIEVGCQEPVLEIKAKIELLLGVPVSAQILSILGWELVDGLDMEDYPIVTEGTRIDLTIKPMTPPPFNNHSGKIQITVKFSAKQINIEVDTTDTVRSLKEKIHIVESTPIKRMSLFFSGVELDEDFRNLSEYGIGEFSEIIVFLKTVNRLRDDPPTRKLNIVVKTSSALLNAASIPLEMKDSSTVNDLRSLLLSRKILPEDDYLFIHKQRIMRDNCSLRWHGVENGDSLYVFKGTVSRNGY; translated from the coding sequence ATGAGGGTTACCATTGTAGCTTGGGCAAGAGAATTTCTCATAGAAGTTGGCTGTCAAGAACCTGTTCTTGAAATCAAAGCAAAGATTGAGCTCCTCCTAGGTGTTCCAGTGTCTGCACAAATTCTCTCAATCCTTGGCTGGGAATTGGTCGATGGACTAGACATGGAAGATTACCCCATTGTCACTGAAGGCACAAGGATTGATCTCACAATCAAGCCAATGACTCCTCCCCCATTCAATAATCACAGTGGAAAGATTCAAATCACAGTAAAATTTTCAGCGAAGCAGATTAACATAGAGGTTGATACAACAGACACTGTGCGTAGCTTGAAAGAAAAAATCCACATCGTTGAGAGCACACCAATCAAAAGAatgtctcttttcttttctggagTAGAATTAGATGAAGATTTTCGCAATCTCAGCGAGTATGGTATTGGTGAATTCTCTGAGATCATTGTGTTTCTTAAGACTGTGAATCGTCTAAGAGATGATCCTCCTACAAGAAAGCTGAACATTGTGGTGAAAACTTCTTCTGCTTTGCTTAATGCAGCGAGCATTCCTTTGGAGATGAAGGATTCTAGCACCGTTAATGATCTAAGGAGTCTTCTTTTGAGCAGAAAAATTCTTCCAGAAGATGACTATTTGTTCATTCACAAGCAGAGGATCATGCGAGATAATTGTAGCCTTCGCTGGCATGGCGTCGAGAATGGAGACTCTCTTTATGTCTTCAAGGGGACAGTGAGCCGAAATGGATACTGA